The following proteins come from a genomic window of Paenibacillus spongiae:
- a CDS encoding twin-arginine translocase TatA/TatE family subunit: MLGGIGVTGFILIVLVALLLFGPNKLPELGRAFGRTLKEFKAGAKDLMDDDNQDRNQATRVEVNRKNDDHADTKRLPE; this comes from the coding sequence ATGCTAGGAGGCATAGGTGTTACAGGTTTTATTCTCATTGTACTGGTTGCGCTGCTGTTATTCGGACCGAATAAGCTTCCAGAGCTTGGCCGGGCATTCGGCCGGACGCTGAAGGAGTTTAAGGCAGGAGCGAAGGATCTGATGGACGATGACAATCAGGATCGCAATCAAGCGACCCGGGTTGAAGTGAATCGTAAGAACGACGATCATGCGGACACGAAGCGGCTCCCGGAGTAA
- a CDS encoding LexA family protein: protein MEVHLKLRSFGEVLRELREKRGLAVNQLALYSGVSPALISKLENGHRGNPKPETIEKLSKGLKMEYAELMRLAGYIDHGVESKKKSDNLIPYDASNLVQIPIYGEIKAGYNSLAKQDIIGYEYVSQSDVQDGEYFYLIVKGDSMIEDGIIEGSRVLVRKQGFIENGKIGVVLCDDEEATLKRVFYDGDNIILVAANKLVRPKTYRLDEIQIQGQVKSYTVDV from the coding sequence ATGGAGGTGCATTTGAAATTGCGATCATTTGGTGAGGTGCTGCGTGAATTGAGAGAGAAGCGAGGTCTCGCAGTAAACCAACTTGCATTATATTCAGGAGTTAGTCCTGCTTTAATTTCGAAATTGGAAAATGGTCATAGAGGCAATCCCAAGCCTGAGACGATTGAGAAATTATCAAAGGGATTGAAAATGGAATATGCCGAGTTAATGCGTCTGGCTGGATATATTGATCATGGAGTCGAGAGTAAGAAGAAATCGGATAATCTTATTCCTTATGATGCCAGCAACCTGGTTCAAATACCTATCTATGGCGAGATAAAGGCGGGATACAACTCCTTGGCTAAACAGGATATTATTGGGTACGAATACGTATCCCAAAGTGATGTTCAGGACGGAGAATACTTCTATCTCATCGTCAAAGGCGACTCAATGATCGAAGATGGCATTATTGAGGGAAGTCGTGTTCTTGTTAGAAAGCAAGGGTTTATTGAGAACGGGAAAATTGGCGTAGTACTATGCGACGATGAAGAAGCTACATTGAAACGAGTATTTTATGACGGGGACAACATTATATTAGTGGCAGCAAATAAACTGGTACGTCCAAAAACATACAGATTGGACGAGATACAAATACAAGGACAAGTTAAAAGCTATACTGTCGACGTATGA
- the groL gene encoding chaperonin GroEL (60 kDa chaperone family; promotes refolding of misfolded polypeptides especially under stressful conditions; forms two stacked rings of heptamers to form a barrel-shaped 14mer; ends can be capped by GroES; misfolded proteins enter the barrel where they are refolded when GroES binds) encodes MAKEIKFGEDARRAMLRGVDALANAVKVTLGPKGRNVVLEKKFGSPLITNDGVSIAKEIELEDAFENMGAQLVKEVATKTNDVAGDGTTTATVLAQAMIREGLKNVTAGANPMVIRKGIEKAVRAAVEELKAIAKPIEGKQSIAQVASISASDDEVGQLIAEAMEKVGNDGVITVEESKGFATELEVVEGMQFDRGYVSPYMITDTDKMEAVLDNPYILITDKKISNIQEILPVLEKVVQSGKQLLIIAEDIEGEAQATIIVNKLRGTFTCVAVKAPGFGDRRKAMLQDIAALTGGQVITEELGLELKSTTVEQLGSARQVRITKENTIIVDGSGDKADITARVNQIRTQLEDTTSDFDREKLQERLAKLAGGVAVIKVGAATETELKERKLRIEDALNSTRAAVEEGIVSGGGTALVNVFKAVAAVQANGDEQTGVNIVLRALEEPVRTIAANAGQEGSVIVERLKKEEIGIGYNAASGEWVNMFEAGIVDPAKVTRSALQNAASVAAMFLTTESVVADKPEKDKPAMPDMGGMGGMGGMM; translated from the coding sequence ATGGCTAAAGAAATCAAATTTGGCGAAGACGCTCGCCGCGCAATGCTTCGCGGTGTCGATGCTCTTGCTAATGCTGTTAAAGTTACACTTGGTCCAAAAGGCCGCAACGTGGTGCTTGAGAAGAAATTCGGCAGCCCGCTGATCACGAACGACGGCGTTTCCATCGCGAAGGAAATCGAGCTGGAAGACGCATTCGAGAATATGGGCGCACAGCTTGTTAAAGAAGTTGCGACCAAAACGAACGATGTTGCCGGTGACGGTACGACGACAGCTACGGTTCTTGCGCAAGCGATGATCCGTGAAGGTCTGAAGAACGTAACGGCGGGCGCTAACCCTATGGTTATCCGCAAAGGCATCGAAAAAGCGGTTCGCGCAGCAGTTGAAGAGCTGAAAGCAATCGCGAAGCCGATCGAAGGCAAGCAATCGATCGCACAAGTTGCTTCCATCTCGGCATCGGACGACGAAGTCGGCCAACTGATTGCAGAAGCAATGGAAAAAGTGGGCAACGACGGCGTTATCACCGTTGAAGAGTCCAAAGGATTTGCAACGGAGCTTGAAGTGGTTGAAGGCATGCAGTTTGACCGCGGCTACGTTTCCCCTTACATGATTACCGATACGGACAAAATGGAAGCCGTATTGGACAACCCGTACATTCTCATCACAGACAAGAAGATCTCGAACATTCAAGAGATTCTGCCTGTACTGGAGAAAGTCGTACAATCCGGCAAGCAGCTTCTGATCATCGCAGAAGACATCGAAGGCGAAGCGCAAGCGACGATTATCGTGAACAAGCTGCGCGGCACGTTCACATGCGTTGCTGTCAAAGCTCCAGGCTTCGGCGACCGTCGTAAAGCGATGCTGCAAGATATCGCTGCATTGACTGGCGGCCAAGTGATCACGGAAGAGCTCGGCCTTGAGCTGAAATCGACGACGGTTGAGCAGCTCGGTTCCGCTCGCCAAGTTCGTATCACGAAAGAAAACACGATCATCGTTGACGGCAGCGGCGACAAAGCGGACATCACGGCACGCGTTAACCAAATCCGCACGCAGCTGGAAGACACGACGTCCGACTTCGATCGCGAGAAGCTGCAAGAGCGTCTGGCGAAGCTTGCTGGCGGCGTAGCCGTTATCAAGGTTGGCGCAGCGACGGAAACCGAATTGAAAGAGCGCAAGCTGCGCATCGAAGATGCCCTGAACTCCACCCGTGCAGCGGTTGAAGAAGGCATCGTATCCGGTGGCGGTACGGCACTCGTGAACGTATTCAAAGCCGTTGCGGCAGTTCAAGCGAACGGCGACGAGCAAACAGGCGTGAACATCGTGCTTCGCGCGTTGGAAGAGCCTGTTCGTACGATCGCAGCGAATGCGGGCCAAGAAGGCTCCGTAATCGTAGAGCGTCTGAAGAAAGAAGAAATCGGCATCGGCTACAACGCTGCTTCCGGCGAGTGGGTAAACATGTTTGAAGCAGGTATCGTTGACCCTGCGAAAGTAACGCGTTCTGCACTTCAGAATGCAGCTTCCGTAGCGGCTATGTTCCTGACAACCGAATCGGTTGTTGCCGACAAGCCTGAGAAAGATAAGCCAGCTATGCCTGACATGGGCGGCATGGGCGGAATGGGCGGCATGATGTAA
- the groES gene encoding co-chaperone GroES, with protein sequence MIRPLGERVLIEPIAKEETTASGIVLPDSAKEKPQEGKVVAVGSGTLKDGVRIALEVKEGDRVLFSKYAGTEVKYEGKELLIMKESDIHAILG encoded by the coding sequence ATGATCAGACCTTTGGGTGAACGCGTATTGATTGAACCGATTGCGAAAGAAGAAACAACAGCCAGCGGCATCGTACTGCCGGATTCGGCGAAAGAAAAGCCGCAAGAAGGCAAAGTTGTTGCAGTAGGCAGCGGCACGCTCAAGGACGGCGTACGCATTGCGCTTGAAGTGAAGGAAGGCGACCGCGTATTGTTCTCTAAATATGCCGGAACCGAAGTCAAATATGAAGGCAAAGAGCTTTTGATTATGAAAGAAAGCGACATTCACGCGATCCTGGGATAA
- a CDS encoding site-specific integrase, which yields MASPPFREISLPPLQAFYVLVHIISRPQHMGVFYLYGQAYNSCIGEVNKMAYFEKRGEKWYFTISLGRDPVTGKLKQLRRVGGKTKKEAQAAATALEHELAQGTFVKETEMTFGVFAQDWLQQHYKGVKIGTKRVREKEIKLLNIYFENAKLKDITKKAYQEALDDLMVRPREMKKETVNGYAYTTVSGVHGTARMIFSKAKEFDMIKIDPTEFAKVTRPQKTVEELESEDEIPKYLEKEELSLFLRTARDHGYDLDYTMFLMLAYSGMRVGEMVVLKWSDIDFDRGTVKITKTYYNPLNNAVKFTLVPPKTKSSKREIDLEPIVLDELIKHRAQQRIFRMAMRDRYFDEDFIFTMTGKHPGYPIFVKTVQNHMTRLLKLAELNTALTPHSLRHTHTSLLAEAGAGLEEIMERLGHKNDDITKSVYLHVTKDRKKEASRKFGQLMNNITS from the coding sequence ATGGCATCACCTCCCTTCCGGGAGATTAGCCTACCGCCCTTGCAAGCCTTCTATGTACTTGTCCATATTATATCACGCCCCCAGCATATGGGGGTTTTCTATTTATATGGACAAGCCTATAATAGTTGCATCGGGGAGGTGAACAAAATGGCATACTTCGAGAAGCGCGGTGAGAAGTGGTACTTCACTATTTCTCTTGGTCGAGATCCGGTCACCGGGAAGTTGAAGCAGCTCCGGAGAGTTGGAGGCAAAACCAAAAAAGAAGCGCAAGCCGCGGCGACAGCCCTTGAACATGAACTTGCTCAAGGAACATTCGTCAAGGAAACCGAAATGACATTCGGGGTCTTTGCCCAAGATTGGCTGCAGCAGCATTATAAGGGTGTGAAGATAGGTACAAAACGTGTGCGCGAGAAAGAGATCAAATTGCTCAACATCTATTTCGAGAACGCAAAGCTGAAGGACATAACAAAAAAGGCATACCAGGAAGCACTCGACGATTTAATGGTCCGTCCGCGGGAGATGAAAAAAGAAACCGTGAACGGATACGCATACACCACCGTCTCAGGCGTTCATGGTACCGCACGGATGATCTTTTCCAAGGCAAAAGAGTTTGACATGATTAAAATAGATCCTACGGAGTTTGCGAAGGTCACACGACCACAGAAGACTGTCGAGGAATTGGAAAGCGAAGATGAAATTCCGAAGTACCTAGAAAAAGAAGAGCTCTCCTTATTCTTAAGGACAGCTCGAGATCACGGTTATGATTTAGATTATACTATGTTCTTGATGCTTGCGTATAGTGGTATGCGTGTTGGCGAAATGGTAGTGTTGAAATGGTCTGACATCGATTTTGATAGAGGCACCGTCAAAATCACAAAGACATATTACAACCCATTGAATAATGCTGTAAAATTCACGCTCGTACCACCTAAGACCAAAAGCTCCAAACGAGAAATCGATTTAGAGCCGATCGTACTCGATGAACTGATCAAACACCGCGCTCAGCAGCGGATATTTAGGATGGCGATGCGTGACCGGTATTTTGACGAGGATTTTATTTTCACGATGACCGGTAAGCATCCAGGATATCCGATATTTGTTAAAACCGTACAGAATCACATGACTCGACTTTTAAAACTGGCTGAACTGAATACGGCTTTGACACCCCACTCTCTGAGGCATACGCATACCTCGCTACTCGCGGAGGCTGGGGCTGGCCTAGAAGAGATCATGGAACGGTTAGGACATAAAAATGACGATATAACCAAAAGCGTTTATCTTCACGTCACAAAAGATCGGAAAAAAGAGGCATCAAGGAAGTTCGGTCAACTCATGAACAACATCACTTCATGA
- a CDS encoding helix-turn-helix domain-containing protein, translating into MNEVKIVLNRDYIMKEMKRRGIQSFNELARQIGISESMFNLLMRGKRNPGSKVIGLMLSYFNVNFEKIFTEQLTKVHRSA; encoded by the coding sequence TTGAACGAGGTTAAAATTGTATTGAATCGTGATTATATTATGAAAGAGATGAAACGCCGCGGAATCCAGTCGTTTAATGAACTGGCGAGACAAATAGGGATATCTGAATCAATGTTCAATTTGTTAATGCGTGGCAAGAGGAATCCGGGATCAAAAGTAATCGGCTTAATGCTTTCGTATTTTAATGTAAACTTCGAAAAAATTTTTACTGAGCAATTGACAAAAGTACACAGAAGCGCTTGA
- a CDS encoding helix-turn-helix domain-containing protein, with translation MSDEQYPPLLTAKHVAQICSCHINTAYEIMKQPHRPVWKQGKMVRLLRDDFLEQLKQESKRGA, from the coding sequence ATGAGCGACGAACAATATCCACCTCTCTTAACCGCCAAGCATGTAGCTCAGATATGCTCCTGTCACATCAATACAGCCTACGAAATCATGAAGCAACCGCACAGACCGGTATGGAAGCAGGGGAAGATGGTCCGTTTGTTGAGGGACGATTTCTTAGAACAACTAAAACAGGAATCAAAGAGAGGAGCATAA
- a CDS encoding molybdopterin-binding protein, with protein MSEQRSGTVLKEVPVGEAVGLRLAHDLTQIVPGQFKGRLFKKGHVITEADIPKLLDIGKEHIYIMELGEGELHEDHAAERMAAALQGEGTRLTEPHEGKVAIKSDLAVPGLAQIDETLVHSINEIGEIALATLKTHSVVMPGGQLAATRVIPLVVSEEKIKRVESLIDSYRELHGGGPLRVRPLRKLRAGLLTTGGEVYSGRIEDKFGPAVRRIVESYGSEVAEQRFAPDDRHIIVKEIHSLLGQGYDMILVTGGMSVDPDDRTPAAIKEAGADIVSYGTPMLPGSMLLMGYIDNVPIMGLPGCVMHDPYTSFNVLLPRILAGDTITRADIVHMGYGGLHGC; from the coding sequence ATGAGTGAGCAAAGGAGCGGCACCGTTCTGAAGGAAGTGCCGGTGGGCGAAGCGGTCGGGCTTCGCCTGGCGCATGATTTGACGCAAATCGTGCCCGGCCAATTCAAAGGACGGTTGTTTAAAAAAGGCCACGTGATCACGGAAGCCGACATCCCGAAGCTGCTTGATATCGGCAAGGAGCACATCTATATCATGGAGCTGGGAGAAGGCGAGCTCCATGAGGATCATGCTGCAGAACGGATGGCGGCTGCTTTGCAGGGAGAGGGTACGAGACTGACGGAGCCTCATGAAGGCAAAGTAGCCATCAAATCCGACCTGGCCGTGCCGGGCTTGGCTCAGATTGACGAGACGCTTGTTCACAGCATAAATGAAATCGGCGAGATCGCGCTTGCTACGTTAAAGACCCATTCGGTTGTCATGCCCGGCGGGCAGCTTGCAGCTACGCGCGTCATTCCGCTTGTCGTTTCGGAAGAGAAGATTAAGCGGGTGGAATCGCTCATTGACAGCTATCGGGAGCTGCATGGCGGCGGGCCCCTTCGCGTAAGGCCGCTGCGCAAGCTTCGCGCCGGGCTGCTGACGACAGGCGGAGAAGTATATTCTGGCAGGATTGAAGATAAGTTCGGTCCGGCGGTACGCCGAATCGTGGAATCGTACGGATCCGAGGTGGCGGAGCAGCGCTTCGCGCCGGATGATCGCCATATTATTGTGAAAGAAATCCATTCCTTGCTTGGGCAAGGATATGATATGATATTGGTTACAGGCGGTATGTCTGTGGACCCGGATGATCGCACGCCGGCCGCCATCAAGGAGGCAGGGGCGGACATTGTCAGCTACGGCACACCGATGCTGCCTGGATCGATGCTTCTGATGGGCTACATCGACAATGTGCCTATTATGGGACTGCCCGGCTGCGTCATGCACGATCCGTATACCTCATTCAACGTGCTGCTGCCGCGCATACTGGCAGGCGACACGATAACGAGAGCGGATATTGTTCATATGGGCTATGGCGGGCTTCACGGTTGTTAA
- the tatC gene encoding twin-arginine translocase subunit TatC → MSESEEKAYSREELAMTLFEHVGEFRRRLIWVLVVLVLGMIIGLFLADPAYDYLMKQEPVAGLPLHAFSLWDGISMYMKFALVIALILVIPVAFYQMWAFVKPALRVNEQRAALGFVPMALVLFLLGLSFSYFIVFPMAFEFTTGVARHLDLEETYGITQYFTFMFNILIPISLLFELPIVIMFLTKLRILTPIRLRKMRRIAYLILIIIGTMITPPDFISDLLVAVPLILLYEVSLLLSGVVYRKQLKADAAWEEEFAKGSI, encoded by the coding sequence ATGAGCGAATCCGAAGAGAAGGCTTATTCACGCGAAGAGCTGGCGATGACCTTATTCGAGCATGTCGGCGAGTTTCGTCGCAGATTGATTTGGGTTCTCGTCGTGCTCGTGCTCGGCATGATCATCGGGCTGTTTCTGGCAGACCCGGCCTACGACTATTTAATGAAGCAGGAGCCGGTAGCCGGTCTTCCTCTACATGCATTCTCGCTCTGGGACGGGATCAGCATGTATATGAAATTTGCGCTTGTCATCGCGCTTATACTCGTCATACCGGTTGCTTTCTATCAGATGTGGGCATTTGTCAAACCGGCTTTGCGCGTGAATGAGCAGCGGGCTGCGCTCGGCTTCGTGCCGATGGCGCTTGTGCTCTTTTTACTGGGCCTGTCCTTCTCCTATTTTATCGTGTTTCCGATGGCGTTTGAATTCACAACGGGCGTGGCTAGGCATCTGGATCTGGAGGAAACGTACGGGATTACGCAATATTTTACCTTCATGTTCAATATCCTGATCCCGATTTCACTGCTCTTCGAGCTGCCGATCGTCATTATGTTCTTGACGAAGCTGCGGATATTGACGCCAATCCGGCTGCGCAAGATGCGCCGAATCGCCTATTTAATTCTCATCATTATCGGGACGATGATTACCCCTCCGGATTTCATCTCCGACCTGCTCGTAGCCGTGCCGCTGATTTTGCTGTATGAGGTCAGTCTTCTGCTGTCAGGGGTCGTGTACCGGAAACAGCTGAAGGCGGATGCGGCCTGGGAAGAAGAGTTTGCGAAGGGCAGCATCTAG
- a CDS encoding MogA/MoaB family molybdenum cofactor biosynthesis protein yields the protein MQWKVAVLTASDKGSRGEREDTSAQVIRELVEEELGGEIVDYRIVPDEQDEIMAALIEMTDYYKADLVVTTGGTGLAMRDLTPEATLKVIDRVVPGLAEAMRMGAMQKTRQAMLSRGVCGIRGRTLIVNLPGSPKGVHENLMAIMDQLPHALAILSGQMGEHNA from the coding sequence ATGCAGTGGAAAGTGGCCGTGCTTACGGCAAGCGACAAAGGCTCGCGGGGCGAACGCGAAGATACGAGCGCTCAAGTTATCCGGGAATTAGTGGAGGAGGAGCTCGGCGGCGAGATTGTCGACTATCGCATCGTGCCTGATGAGCAGGATGAAATTATGGCGGCGCTTATTGAAATGACGGATTACTACAAGGCCGACCTCGTCGTGACGACGGGCGGCACTGGGCTGGCCATGCGCGACTTGACGCCGGAAGCGACGTTGAAGGTCATCGATCGCGTTGTTCCGGGGCTTGCAGAAGCCATGCGTATGGGCGCTATGCAGAAGACGAGGCAAGCGATGCTCTCCCGCGGCGTTTGCGGAATCCGAGGGCGGACGCTCATTGTGAATTTGCCGGGAAGTCCGAAGGGCGTTCATGAGAATTTAATGGCCATTATGGATCAACTGCCGCATGCGCTCGCTATTCTATCCGGTCAGATGGGGGAGCATAACGCATGA
- a CDS encoding ERF family protein, with amino-acid sequence MCKMSPTIGNIAMALVKFNGEVETITKDAKNPHFKNKYASLDNIIEEIRPVLSKHGITVMQIPSGDGETVSMKTMLLHESGEWMESEPLVMRPVKNDPQGVGSCITYARRYSLCSMLSLSTGEDDDGNHASQPQRAAQSAPQGTTHQPSGQRPPASTGQSNAPHSFKRDVYNLRESLFMNWNELQSFSERVLGRKINGKITALQDEKEWELIAKELKTYQHQPAGV; translated from the coding sequence ATGTGCAAGATGAGTCCAACTATCGGGAATATCGCGATGGCCCTGGTAAAGTTCAACGGCGAAGTTGAAACGATCACCAAGGACGCGAAAAACCCTCATTTCAAGAATAAATACGCCTCACTCGACAACATCATCGAAGAGATCCGCCCGGTCCTTTCGAAACACGGAATCACGGTGATGCAAATCCCATCCGGCGACGGCGAGACGGTCAGCATGAAGACGATGTTGCTGCATGAATCCGGCGAATGGATGGAGTCTGAACCGCTGGTCATGCGTCCGGTCAAGAACGATCCTCAAGGCGTGGGGAGCTGCATCACATACGCCCGGCGATATAGCCTCTGTTCGATGCTCTCGCTATCCACTGGAGAGGACGACGACGGAAACCATGCTTCACAGCCTCAGAGAGCCGCACAGAGCGCGCCACAGGGGACAACGCATCAACCTAGCGGACAACGTCCACCAGCGTCTACAGGGCAATCTAATGCGCCACACAGCTTTAAGCGAGACGTTTACAACCTTCGCGAATCACTCTTTATGAATTGGAACGAATTGCAAAGCTTTTCCGAACGAGTTTTAGGCCGGAAGATCAACGGTAAAATCACTGCGCTACAGGATGAAAAGGAATGGGAGCTCATCGCAAAAGAGTTGAAGACTTATCAGCATCAGCCTGCCGGAGTGTGA
- a CDS encoding phage antirepressor has product MQLFQFEGNQLRTVDKDGEPWFVLKDACGVLDLAHRVVRQRLSDDVCSTYAIPDSLGRPQDTTIINEDGLYDVILESRKPEAKAFRKWITSEVIPSIRKHGAYMTPETIEKTLFDPDYIIKLATHLKAESARADAAQLQLDMQRPMVVFAESLQVSEDSILVGELAKLLKQNGIDIGGTRLFRILREEGYLMGRGEQYNLPTQRSMDLGIMEIKVGTRMGSDGTSKPTRTPKITGKGQIYFVNKFKNKEGTA; this is encoded by the coding sequence ATGCAATTATTTCAATTCGAAGGGAATCAACTTCGTACAGTCGATAAGGACGGCGAACCGTGGTTTGTACTTAAGGACGCATGTGGGGTACTTGATCTTGCGCATCGCGTTGTAAGGCAAAGGCTTTCTGATGACGTATGTTCAACATACGCCATCCCTGATTCACTTGGCCGACCGCAAGACACGACTATCATCAACGAAGATGGCTTATACGATGTCATCCTCGAAAGCCGGAAGCCGGAAGCAAAAGCATTCCGAAAGTGGATTACCAGTGAAGTCATCCCATCCATTCGCAAGCACGGCGCATACATGACACCGGAGACAATCGAAAAGACGCTGTTCGATCCAGATTACATCATTAAGTTAGCAACCCACCTTAAAGCCGAATCCGCAAGAGCGGACGCTGCGCAACTTCAGTTAGATATGCAAAGGCCAATGGTCGTGTTCGCTGAATCGCTCCAAGTATCGGAAGATTCGATTCTAGTTGGTGAGCTGGCGAAGCTTCTTAAACAGAACGGGATCGATATTGGAGGCACTCGATTGTTCCGCATTCTACGAGAAGAAGGGTATCTCATGGGTCGCGGCGAGCAATACAACCTCCCCACGCAAAGATCGATGGATCTCGGCATCATGGAAATTAAAGTAGGAACTCGAATGGGCTCAGATGGAACGAGCAAGCCGACAAGAACCCCGAAGATAACCGGGAAGGGTCAGATTTACTTCGTGAATAAATTCAAGAACAAGGAAGGGACAGCATGA
- a CDS encoding conserved phage C-terminal domain-containing protein has protein sequence MATYRQVQTTFWQDGFVLSLTPEEKYFYLYLMTNSKTTQCGIYELPKRVIEMETGYNRETVDKLLDRFVNYNKIKYHEKTQEIIVVNWLRYNSINSPKVKACIVKELKTVKNPAFIEIFYTLCKRYKYSIDTVSIDLGEEEEKEKEQEEEQEVEEIKDIVPFSEIITYLNEKVGTRYRASTEATKRHINARWTSGYRIDDFKAVIDKKCAEWIGTDMEQYLCPDTLFGTKFEKYLNQKTVIKGGVSDGKYGRRNAGNVEEDRRLADKDAEHNAASSADFWMRQV, from the coding sequence GTGGCAACATATCGACAAGTTCAAACAACATTCTGGCAAGACGGCTTTGTTCTAAGTTTGACGCCGGAAGAAAAGTATTTCTATCTGTACCTAATGACGAATAGCAAGACAACCCAGTGTGGGATTTATGAACTTCCGAAGCGAGTAATCGAGATGGAAACGGGATATAACCGGGAGACGGTAGATAAGCTTTTGGATCGGTTTGTGAATTACAACAAGATAAAGTACCACGAAAAGACCCAGGAGATCATCGTTGTAAACTGGCTGCGCTACAACAGCATTAATAGTCCGAAGGTTAAAGCGTGCATCGTCAAAGAGCTTAAAACCGTGAAGAATCCAGCATTTATCGAGATCTTCTATACGCTTTGCAAACGGTACAAATACAGTATCGATACGGTATCCATAGACTTGGGGGAAGAAGAAGAAAAAGAAAAAGAACAAGAAGAAGAACAAGAAGTAGAAGAAATAAAAGATATTGTTCCTTTTTCTGAAATCATAACTTACCTGAATGAAAAGGTTGGGACCCGATACAGAGCATCAACTGAAGCAACAAAGCGTCATATCAACGCTAGATGGACAAGCGGCTACAGGATAGATGACTTTAAAGCCGTTATCGATAAGAAATGTGCCGAATGGATTGGTACGGATATGGAGCAGTACCTCTGCCCTGATACCCTATTTGGAACCAAGTTCGAAAAGTATCTCAACCAAAAAACAGTTATCAAAGGTGGTGTAAGCGATGGAAAGTATGGGCGACGCAATGCGGGTAATGTTGAGGAAGATCGAAGACTGGCGGACAAAGACGCCGAGCACAACGCAGCAAGCAGCGCAGACTTTTGGATGCGTCAAGTGTAA
- a CDS encoding GyrI-like domain-containing protein — translation MPDYIIGTAFQAAQANAAKKKTLDSIRRVTMNNRCEGLSVQMLHVGPYAAEPETLAALHMYMKEHSLIQNGLHHEIYVSDPRKTAPSKLRTILRLPVMPINPVRGTNGKNHVKNVRTT, via the coding sequence TTGCCCGATTATATTATCGGTACCGCCTTTCAAGCCGCGCAAGCGAATGCCGCCAAGAAGAAGACGCTGGATTCCATTCGCCGGGTAACCATGAACAACCGTTGTGAGGGATTGTCGGTGCAAATGCTTCATGTTGGCCCCTACGCTGCAGAGCCGGAGACGCTGGCGGCCCTTCATATGTATATGAAGGAACATAGCCTGATCCAGAATGGGCTGCATCACGAAATATATGTATCCGATCCTCGCAAGACGGCGCCGTCTAAGTTAAGGACGATTCTCCGCCTCCCGGTTATGCCTATCAATCCGGTTAGAGGGACAAACGGTAAAAATCATGTTAAAAACGTTCGAACCACTTGA